TTTGTAGGACCTGAACAGGGCTTGCTTGCATGTGGAGAAGAAGGTACCGGTAGACTTTCCAGAGCAGAGAAAATTTTTGAAGCTGTTTTGTCAGTTTTAACTGAAAAAGATTTAGAAAAAGAACATATATTGGTAACTGCAGGACCTACTCGGGAACACCTTGACGCAATAAGATTTATAACAAATAAATCTTCCGGGAAAATGGGATATGCCCTTGCAAGAATTGCAAAAAGAAGAGGTGCAAAAGTAACCCTGATAAGCGGACCTTCAAATATTGAACCTCCAGAGGTGGATAAATTTATCAGAATTGAGACAACTGAAGAAATGCTTGATAAAGTCATGGAAAATATAAATTCTGCCACAATTCTTCTAATGGCATCGGCACCACTTGATTTTAAGCCCGCGAAACTTTTTAATACAAAAATCGATAAGAAACTATTAAAATCAATACCGCTTAAGCTGTGTCCTGACATACTTAAAGAAGTTTCAAAACTCAAAAGAAAGCCATTTACTGTAGGATTTTCTGCTGAAGCAGGGCTCAATATAGAAAGAGCAAAAGTAAAGCTCAAAGAGAAAGCTCTTGATATGATTGTTCTCAATGATATTATGCAAAAAAATACAGGAATGCAATCAGATACTAATCAGGTAATAATGATTTACAAAAAAGGGAAAAAATTTTTTGAAGAAAAAACTGAATTGCTTCCAAAAGAAGACATAGCAGGTTTGATTCTTTCTAAAGTTAAGGAGTTAAAATTTGGCAAATAGATATGAAGAGAGAATCAATAAGGTTTTTGATAAAATCAATTCAACTTCTGAGGCTTTATTAGTAACCAATCTTAAAAATATTAGATATTTAACTGGCTTTAAGGGCTCTTTTGCCGTAGGTATTTTAACTTATAAAGGACTTTATCTTCTTGTTGACTTTCGTTATTTTGAACAGGCAAGAAAAGAAGCCCTTGCTGAAATTGTACTTTTTAAAGATTCCTGGATTAATGCCTTAATGAAATTTATTGATGAGTTGAAAATAAAAAAACTATCCTTTGAAGTTACCTGTACTGTTGATATTTTTTTAAAACTTAGCAGTAATAAAAATATCGAGCTTGTTCCACAATACTATGTTATTGAGCAACTCAGAGCAATAAAGGAAGAAGAAGAGATTGAAAAAATAAAGGTAGCTGTAAAAATTGCTGAAGAATCTTTTTTAAAGATTAAACCTATTATAAAGGAAGGAATTACAGAAAAAACTATAGCAACGGCTCTTGAAAATGAAATAAAAAAGCAGAGTGATACTCTACCCTTCCCTGTAATTGT
Above is a genomic segment from Thermodesulfovibrio aggregans containing:
- the coaBC gene encoding bifunctional phosphopantothenoylcysteine decarboxylase/phosphopantothenate--cysteine ligase CoaBC gives rise to the protein MKQLLKDKKILLGITGSIAAYKVYDIIKLLRDAGADIFPVMTQKATYFVTPLSIEISCGNRVLIDMFQEPLSHIELAKKCDVFLISPATANLINKYACGIADDLLTTTLLAFRGPVIIAPAMNWRMYETPQLKKSIEFLKSIGVEFVGPEQGLLACGEEGTGRLSRAEKIFEAVLSVLTEKDLEKEHILVTAGPTREHLDAIRFITNKSSGKMGYALARIAKRRGAKVTLISGPSNIEPPEVDKFIRIETTEEMLDKVMENINSATILLMASAPLDFKPAKLFNTKIDKKLLKSIPLKLCPDILKEVSKLKRKPFTVGFSAEAGLNIERAKVKLKEKALDMIVLNDIMQKNTGMQSDTNQVIMIYKKGKKFFEEKTELLPKEDIAGLILSKVKELKFGK
- a CDS encoding M24 family metallopeptidase, with the translated sequence MANRYEERINKVFDKINSTSEALLVTNLKNIRYLTGFKGSFAVGILTYKGLYLLVDFRYFEQARKEALAEIVLFKDSWINALMKFIDELKIKKLSFEVTCTVDIFLKLSSNKNIELVPQYYVIEQLRAIKEEEEIEKIKVAVKIAEESFLKIKPIIKEGITEKTIATALENEIKKQSDTLPFPVIVASGSNSSMPHWRNSNKKLNRGDFVIIDWGAEYEGYFSDMTRTFIIGEINNKKKEIYDIVNEARRQAILSCKADVPAKDIDLSARNLIKQSGYEEYFGHATGHGVGLDVHEFPKINHNSEDVIKPGMVFTVEPGIYIEGLGGVRIEDMVVVRENTVETLTTLSRDLEIL